The nucleotide window ttagaagcccaagcataattagtaagcatggcaggctctgcgctccagatggagactcaaccagagtttgagagagagagcaacatggggagaccagtctttcaaggaactgatcccaattctttattttccagagtctgtttttatacactgagatgttatacaaaagtcacgtggggatagcagtcctgacttttattaaagtcaggtgcttcatacaaatgtatacagaggtcttaggggtgttacatcatcttctggccaggggggcctgctgacaatttatgaccctctccttgtgacagcggttaGTCAACACTTATTCCTCCAggagtgattattcttaaaacagactccaccttccgaaggtaccagataaagttacattcttatagggtgagggtgtagtgggttttaattaaggaaagaatttacttagcctaaggtccaacgtgattaatatcaaaggttaatacttatttcttctatacattcattaatgtgtataagggcaggggatgtggagacttagcaacaaacattggctcaacaaatgaaaaacccttcaccaatacaatttctaatcagcccactatacttatactaataattttctaacttctctaaagaacctgtttttagaaggtttaaagcatctcgtgcctctcacggttgggaggctgtgagcaatcacatgtggccagacaagcctgtcaggcaggctagagaaccttcagaagAGTTTGTaagttgaaacactcctgtcacgcccaggaattattattaactggagctctgaGTTAATTCCTTCTCAGAAAGAGGtggtaaagtcagaggtgtaggtgagagcacaaagtagtaaagtaggcaggctctggttatcggggtagatgctcgaggatttccagggggactcctgaggcccgatcccgcctttgcgtatgtcgagcctccttcctcatgacctttgccacgggcggagtgcctcacgccggCCCCCAACAAGCTGGGCGGTCACCAGCTGAAGGAAGTTACCATCCTGGAGGCCACTGTTAGAACCAGTCACCAGGCAAACTCGGGCCTTGGATGTGCACCTCTGCCCACACACCGGCAAGCTTCCCCATGTGTCCTGTGACATTTCCGGAGACCAGCTCTCCCACAAGGCACCCCCCGCCCTGAGcacttcccttccctcttcccctgaCCATACGGCCCTTGCAGACAGGATCGATCTCgtgtttgggttttatttttatttcacaataaaataacATGCTGCAATAGGAAAATGGGGGTTGAATAAGTACATCATTCACATTTAGGAAACCAGCTCCCGTggtcaacaataaataaatatttaaatggcgAGGAGTTCCTGGCAGGCGCCAAGAGGTTCCCAGCACTTCAAGAGGTAGCATCTGCTGGAAAGAGGGAGACAGCCAGGCTACCAGCTCctgtggattctccaggagaggcaGACGCGCAAAtgacaataaataataatagcaacaacacgacaacagaaataaaaaataatgtgccATGACCATTGTCACAAAACCAACAATATGTTAGGCTTAAATACTTTTCTCCTGGAGGAGCTCCTAGCGCAGAGAGAACAGTGTGGATTCCCTGGGGGCAAGAGGGGCTGCCTGGTTAATTCACCTCCCCAGCCCAGCCGGGGCAGAAGTCCCACCAGGGAATGGGTGTTTGGTGATGCCCTGGGGTGACAAGCAGGTTCTGATTCCCCCTAGTCCTGCTCTTGCCAGCAGCCTCTCTCCACCCCAGTTTCATTCCCAGCTTCTACAGGCTGTCCAAGTTCATCAAGGTCCCTGCCTCATTTCCATGGACACCCCCAGTGAGTACGCCCCCGCAATCCACAGGAAAGAAACACAAGGTTCCCCTTCCATCCTGGGGAATCTCTTTTTCCCTGTTCTTCtcctcacaaaaataaaatattagcttgATTTAAACGGGACTTTCTGGAACTGCCATGAGGTTTGTCTCCCAGGAGCTCTTTCTCCCTCGTTCCACCCTGCCCAGCATAAGGGCTGGACTAAAGCTGCTCACCAAGAGGCCCCACGTCTTGCTCCAGGCAGCTCAGAGCTAAGAGGGGGCACATCCCAGCAACAGGCTCTCAGCACGTCCTGCTCACAGGTGGACCCGGCAGCACACATGGAGTCAGAGGCCCCCGCAAGAGCCCACCAAGAGCACCAAGGTTCATTTCGCATGGGCAAGATGGCCTGTTTTCAGGCCTCTCTACTGATTTGGAGAGGGGCTTGAAAGCCAGTTTTTGAGGTAAATATCTCATTCGGGGTAAGCATCACATTGGTTTTCTGGCCTTGACAAGACTGCCAGGCTGGACACAGAAGTGTTGAGAAGTGCAAGCTAGgggacccccaccaccacccaccaccaccagtaGCCCAGAGACAGGTGAGGAGGACAGGATGGGAAGACTCCACATTCATGGCTCCCTTCATGCCCAGGACAGTCTGGAAATTAGGAAAACAGGTCAACCGTTCGACAAGCAAAACTGGCTAACCTGGTTGTCTTTCTCTCCCTCATTTTCAAGTTCCCCTTTATCCATGCATTTTGCAAAGCCCCCTGGGAATATCCCTTGTCCTGTTGAGAATGGCCAGAGCCAATGATGACTCTTGCACCATCATTCTTCCCGCCCTTGAAAGCCCCACACAACCCTTATCTTCAGCCCTTGTCCACAGGTCCTAGAAGCGGGGTGACCCTCTCACACATGGAATTCAGTCCCAAGGATCTGGAGGTGAGGGTGTCACCGGGTCAGCTTTTTCCTTTGCTGTCCTCTCTTGCTTTGCAGAACCTGCCTCCCCATGGGGACAGCACCTCAGGGGTGGGTGACTCAATCTCTCTGCCCGGCTGGCTCCTTCCAGGCCCTGAGGCTCAGGTGTGCAAGGGCTCAGCTGGGCTGCTGCTGGACGGGGAGGCAGAGGCGGCTGTGGCTTGCGTGGCCAGGTCCCGGTAAGCGGGGGACTTCAGGAAGCGCGGGTAGGAGTCCTTCTCCATCAGGGCTCGCACCTTCCACTGCGCCGCGTCGAAGCACACGGCTGTGGCGGCCTGCAGGTTCGTCCTGGTCAGCTCCCTGGTCTCGTGGTCTATATTCACCTGTGGGAAGGAGGACAAGCATGTGGGTGAATGGGGGGCTCAGAGCCAGGGTGAGGGGGCTGGCAGGCCTGGGAGGACTGGCAGGGGGCAGTGGAAGAAGCACTGGATTCTGAACCAGGAACTGGGGCTCTGCTGAGTTGACCATCAGTGGGCTTTTCAGCTCTGGGCCTGTCCTCCCTTCTACCCTCCTCTCTCTCAGAACAACCCAGGAGATGTTACGAATGGGTACAGATCCACCCTCTTTTCACCTGTttctctgtgacaacccaggTTCAAGTCATTGCCACCTCTCTCCTAGGCTAGTGCCAGCACCTGCTATTgggtctctctctcctcccctgaaCCCCAGGGTCTGTTCTCCACCCAGCAGCAAAGAGAGCCTTATAAAACACAAGTCAGTTTTCTGGCAGTTCTGTTGTTCCCCATCACTCCAAGAAAAGGCCGACACGGGTGCTGAGCCCACAAGGCTACCTGGGCCAGCACCTGGCCGCCTGCCACCTGTGTGACATCACCTCCCACTCTCTCTCACTCCTGCTCTACATGGGCCCACTTGCTGGCCTGTGATCACAAAGGCACTCTTTGatctttgtattttctgtttcctgtgtTACATCCTCCAACCCTGTACCCTGGTACTCCCTCTCATAGCCTGCTTTCTTTTTATCAGAGCACAGATCACCCcctggaaatatttatttaactggtTATTGTCATCTTCTCTCACTGGGGTAGAGGCTTTGTGTTCACTGCCATATCCTTGATGACTATAAATGTGCCTTGCATGTAACTGGTGCCCAACATATCTTTATGGGAGAAATAAAAATGCTCaggaaatgatacaaaataaGATACAAAGGCAAGCCATTACTTCCTTCTCTCCAAGAGGTGGCGTCATATTCCTATCAAACACGGTGGAGACCAGAGGGAAGATTGAAAGGGTCACCAACCACAGACCTGAGTGAGTGAGTCAGGTTATCCTAAGATGACCTGTCTCCACAGTTGTGTTAAGTATTCTGAGTCTCTAAAAAGGGCTTAGTTTACAAAGGTGGGTGTCGACAGAAGCCAAAACCCCTGCCAACCCCTCCAGTCCCATTGTGACTCTGAGGGTAATGGTACCCAGGGGTGACCTGGAGCCTGGCTTTTTTGATCTCCAGCCTCCTGTGTCAGATAAGGCCACTCTGCTTCTAAACTTGGCCCTTCCCTTACTGGCCCCTGATCATCCCCAGTTCTCAGTGGGGAAGGAGCAGGCAGGGTCTGCAGGATCCCTGGAATGTGTCATGGCTCTGACCTCTTTGGGGGCTTCACTGCAGATGAACTCCTCAAAGATCCGGTGAGCCCGGGATCCCAGCTTGGTAGCGGACCGGAGCTTCTTGAACTCCTCACAGGCCAGCCAGAACTCCAGGTTCTCCTCGCTGAACTCTGTCTTCAGGAAGGCGTGGAAGGCGGCCACTCCATCTGGGGTTgcagggaaagaggaagagacaggtcAGACAGCGGGGACAGCCAGCCgggaataaaagaagaaaagacagcaaTTGTAGTTAATGGCTCTATTTTGGGGATGTAATTTTCTCAAACAAGGACCTGCCTTTGTATTCTGGATAGAGGCTGACACACTAGGGGattattactactattactattattttgcCCATGTTCTCAGCATCCTCAGGCTGGCTCTGCGGCACATGGGTACCCATGTGCCACCCGTGTGCCACCCACAGACAGACACAACAGACACAACTCACTTTTACTGCTCAGCAGCAAGTCAAATGACTCTTTCCATCCCAGCACGTCTTCTGAGAAGTTTTTgctaaaaaaaaggggggggggagggggcaagattttaattttaaaaacaacaacaaactaataCACAGCACAAATCCTAGCCAGAACTCTGAAGTTGTATAATTCACACGGAGGCTTGCTCAGTAAAATTACCGGAGCTGACTCCTCAAACTCCCCAACTTTTTGCTGAGGTTTAGGGAAATGGTTGTGTCTAGTAACCAGAAACCCAAGCAGGGACCTTCCGGCCCTCAGTAAATATCTAAGACTGTGTTTTTGCTGTCCAAAATTCCTCCGATTCCCCTCTCAGTTTGTTTTGTACACTTTCCCAAGGAAATAAGGGTCTCCTGAATAGAGATTATGCCTACCCACAAccccagagaccagcacagcacctggcacagttGATGGTCAATATAACACAGCTTCCTGGTAAACTGCACGCAAGTAGCAGCAGAGTCCAGTGGCCTTGGGCCCTGCCCTTGCCCTGGTCACACACACAATGGCATCTCCAGATGGGAGAATCTGGTAACTAGACATTCCAACCCTGGGTATCTTCATTTGTTGGTGGACTTAGAAGGCTGGAGCCATCCACCCAGTCACCCATGAGCCAGCCAGCCACAGCAGACCAGCAAGAAGTTCCATTACAATCTCTAGGAAGAGGTCGCCAAGGTCCACGATGGTATGTCCTAATGTCTCCTAGTATTTTCCTTCTCAGGGCTCCCTTCCTAAATCTGGCTCCTTCCCTCTAGGGGCTCCGGGCTGGTCGGCAGGACTTACCCTTCTTTGCTGTGTTTACTGCCCCACTCGAACTTGCCAACACTCCCGGTATCAGAGCCCAGTTCTGACTTATGAAGAAAGATCCCCAGCCGTGTCTTGAATTCTTTGGCTCTGGAAGGCAAAGCATGAGTTCATGAGGATTCTCTCCTTGCTCAGCCAGGGCAGAGAGATCCATGAAGTCCCAGAAGAGCACAGGTTTGTGCCACCCAAATTCCAAGCCTGAGTGTTTCTGGGAACCCATAGCTGTTCCCAGGGCTTACACTTCACCTCTCTCATCAGTATCATGAGCCCAGAAACAATTAAAGCAATATTTGAGCCGTGACTTGACTGTCTTACAGTTTGGGGGTTTGCAGTATAGCACATATGGGCTTTTTCCCCACTTAGGTCACGCTTTTTGTGCCTGTTGACTTAGCAGAAGGTAATTCAGTACTCTCTAGGCTTGTCACAAATATTTTCGGAGCTGTGTGGAAGCTGATTTCTGCCTTCATCTTTACTTTTTCCTTCCCAGCCACCGACTCCAGCAAGGATTGGAGTGGGTGTATAGCTCCCTGGGAAGTGGGGACATCCCTCGCTGAGGGCCTGAAAAACAGTTCCCTGTATTTCCAGGATCAGAGGAGGCCATGCCCTTAGATCTGTAACTCAGAATGAAAACCAAGTGCTTAAGAAACTGGGGAAGACTCAGTTTTGCCTGGTGATGCCACCACAGTCTTCCTGCAGTAGAACTGCCACTTGGCAGAGGAATGATGGGGAATGGGAGTAAACAGTGGTCCCCCTGCTTCCCTTGGCTTTGCCTTCTCGGTTCCCGTCACCCATCCTTCCCTGAGACTCTAAGAGAGGCATCTGAGAACGTGGAACCAATTTGACCTCTACCTCTGAAGTCATTTTCATCCTGTTCTCCAGACCACACAGGTCTGCAAGCTTTCTGCTTCACTCCCTAAGGTTGGTGGGACTTCTTCTTTCCCCAGGCATCTGGAGAAGCTGCTCTTACCTCTCCaggcaggaggtggggaaggCGGCCAGGGTCCGACACATGGCTACGGATGCAGGGCAGCACGTCTTGGGGACGATGGTAGCGGGCTCCAGCGGGCACCGCAGAACGCGAATGCAGATGAAAGGCGGCCAGCGCCTGTCTGGGTTTACTACTCGGGATGCGCGGAGCCAGCAGCTTTTATTCCCTTGTAGGGGGCGGAGAGGCTGCGCGCTGCCGACCAATCGGAGAGCGGTAGTGAGAGCGGGCGAAGGCGGAGGCGGGGCCTGGAGCTCGACGGGGCGGGGCGCCCGACCCAGGATGCGCCCTCGCCGGGTGCAACCTTCGCCCCGCGGGGGTGCTCACGGGGCTGCCCCCTCCTCCGAGCGGCCGCCGGCGTGGGGAGGAGAAGCGGCAGAGAAGTCACACCGAGATGAGACGCGCGCACCCAGtttagtagggaaaaaaaaaaaaaccgccgGCCGCTAGTAAAAGCAGGAAACCAACTCAGCGATGCCAGGAGAATTTGCGTGGGGGTGGTGGATGAGGGGAGTACATCTGGTGTCGATCACAGCTCCAGCCTGAGCCTGTTCGGCCCTAACGATCCGAGCATACGGTGCAAGCCCGACAGCACAGCATCATGGTAATACTGATAACTTCCATTTACTGTATTTTTACCCAGATGGCCTCGGGTCAACCAAATAAGCCCTTTGTCGTCATCACCTCATTTTATAGACGGAGAAACTTGAGTCAGAACGTTAAAAAGACTTGCTCAAGATCAGAGTTAGAAAGAGCAGacaaaaagtgtgtgtgtttgtggggagGTGGGTGCTGgctttattgagcatctactatgtactTATTACTAAGACTCAGGTTGAAtgatttgctcaaagtcacacagtgagTGTTCTCCCGGAATTCAAATATGAACTTACCATACTTTTTCTGCTGGTCCTCTTCAAATCCCAACACTTCGGTAACTAATGAATGATCCTGCCTTTAAGCAGTTGTTAGCTAGTTCAGCATCTTCATCTCTGAGATACAGGTAATAAATgccctgcctctctccccagTTTCCCCATTTTCTGATACTTCCCTTTGGGATTGCTATTAAGAGGCTGCACCtgagggcttccccgatggctcagtggtaaagaatccacctgcaatgcaatgcAAAAGAGCCTGCACCTGAGTGTAAGATCCACATTTTTCAGTTTCAAATCTGGGCTCTTCCATTTACTGATGGGAGACCTTAGGCAGGCTTCTTAACCATTCCATGCCTCTGTTTCCTTGCCTCTAGAATAAATCATGTACTTATTTCATAAAGTTGTTGTGAGGACTAAATACATTTAATTCTTAGTTTGAATTCTCTAGGAAACAGGAAACTCGGTTCCTCTGAGGCAGAGACTCGCTGGGGAGAGTTCTGGGAACTAAGAGGGTGGGAGGGAAACAGGGCCGGGCAGAGGGAGGAAGCAAATGCCAAAGTAGGTCCCAGGGGATGCTCTGGAGTGGGATGGCCCTTCTGAGAAGTCCCCCACTGAAGCAAGGGGCAGGCCTTTGCACCCCATGTCACCGGTTCATTGGACTACCTCATTTTAAACCATGCAATTCCCTCTGTCAAGGCAGCAACTGAGAGAGACTGCTGTGACTACAGCAGCCAGCACACTGGGGAATGGGGGTCTGGTCCCAGAAGGAAATCTGGGAGATGCAGCACCTGTGACCACACCCAGAAGGTGCTTGGGACAGCACTCAACTCATAGTCAGCACTCAGT belongs to Bos javanicus breed banteng chromosome 16, ARS-OSU_banteng_1.0, whole genome shotgun sequence and includes:
- the RGS16 gene encoding regulator of G-protein signaling 16, with translation MCRTLAAFPTSCLERAKEFKTRLGIFLHKSELGSDTGSVGKFEWGSKHSKEGKNFSEDVLGWKESFDLLLSSKNGVAAFHAFLKTEFSEENLEFWLACEEFKKLRSATKLGSRAHRIFEEFICSEAPKEVNIDHETRELTRTNLQAATAVCFDAAQWKVRALMEKDSYPRFLKSPAYRDLATQATAASASPSSSSPAEPLHT